From Myotis daubentonii chromosome 7, mMyoDau2.1, whole genome shotgun sequence, a single genomic window includes:
- the RNPEPL1 gene encoding aminopeptidase RNPEPL1 codes for MAAQCCCRKAPGAEAAPARPPPEPPPALDVASASSAQLFRLRHLQLGLELRPEARELAGCLVLELCALRPAPRALVLDTHPALRLHSAAFRRAPNATTAAEPPCAFAFATPGPGSTPPPPLPAFPEGPGAEPSCCPLAFRVDPFTDYGSSLTVTLPPELQAHQPFQVILRYTSTDAPAIWWLDPELTYGSAKPFVFTQGHSVCNRSFFPCFDTPAVKCTYSAVVKAPSGVQVLMSATKSTYVEEEGVYHFHMEHPVPAYLVALVAGDLQPADIGPRSRVWAEPCLLSMATSKLSGVVEQWLSAAERLYGPYMWGRYDIVFLPPSFPIVAMENPCLTFVISSILECDEFLVIDVIHEVAHSWFGNAVTNATWEEMWLSEGLATYAQRRITTETYGAAFTCLETAFRLDALHRQMKLLGEDSPVSKLQVKLEPGVNPSHLMNLFTYEKGYCFVYYLSQLCGDPQRFDDFLRAYVEKYKFTSVVAQDLLDSFLSFFPELKEQSVDCRAGLEFERWLNATGPPLAEPDLSQGSSLTRPVEALFRLWTAEPLEQAAASASAIDISKWRTFQTALFLDRLLDGSPLPQEVVMSLSKCYSSLLDSMNAEIRIRWLQIVVRNDYYPDLHRVRRFLESQMSRMYTIPLYEDLCTGALKSFALEVFYQTQGRLHPNLRRTIQQILTQGLGPSAEPSAEQGGAGAEAEGDVDTPALLLGDEAPSSAIALRDVNVSA; via the exons ATGGCGGCGCAGTGCTGCTGCCGCAAGGCGCCCGGCGCCGAggccgcgcccgcccgcccgccgccggaGCCGCCGCCCGCCCTGGACGTGGCCTCGGCCTCCAGCGCGCAGCTCTTCCGCCTCCGCCACctgcagctgggcctggagctgcgGCCCGAGGCGCGCGAGCTGGCCGGCTGCCTGGTGCTCGAGCTGTGCGCGCTGCGGCCCGCGCCCCGCGCGCTCGTGCTCGACACGCACCCGGCCCTGCGCCTGCACTCGGCCGCCTTCCGCCGCGCCCCCAACGCCACCACCGCCGCCGAGCCGCCCTGCGCCTTTGCTTTCGCCACCCCCGGACCCGGGtccacgcccccacccccgctgcccgCCTTCCCCGAGGGTCCCGGAGCCGAGCCCTCCTGTTGCCCGCTGGCCTTCAGGGTGGACCCATTCACCGACTATGGTTCCTCGCTCACCGTCACGCTGCCGCCTGAGCTGCAGGCGCACCAGCCCTTCCAGGTCATCCTGCGCTACACCTCGACCGACGCCCCTGCC ATCTGGTGGCTGGACCCCGAGCTGACCTACGGCAGTGCCAAGCCCTTCGTCTTCACCCAAGGCCACTCTGTCTGCAACCGTTCCTTCTTCCCCTGCTTTGACACACCCGCTGTCAAGTGTACCTACTCAGCTGTAGTCAAG GCCCCGTCGGGGGTGCAGGTGTTGATGAGTGCCACAAAGAGCACCTACGTGGAGGAAGAGGGCGTCTACCACTTCCACATGGAGCACCCCGTCCCCGCCTACCTCGTGGCCCTGGTGGCCGGGGACCTGCAGCCGGCAGACATTGGGCCCAG GAGCCGTGTGTGGGCCGAACCGTGCCTCCTGTCCATGGCCACCAGCAAGCTGTCAGGCGTGGTGGAGCAGTGGCTGAGTGCGGCCGAGCGGCTGTATGGGCCGTATATGTGGGGCAG GTACGACATCGtcttccttcccccctccttccccatcgTGGCCATGGAGAACCCCTGCCTCACCTTTGTCATCTCCTCCATCCTGGAGTGTGACGAGTTCCTGGTCATCGATGTCATCCACGAGGTGGCCCACAGCTGGTTTGGCAATGCCGTTACCAATGCCACGTGGGAAGAGATGTGGCTGAGCGAAGGCCTGGCCACCTATGCCCAGCGCCGCATCACCACCGAGACCTATG GTGCTGCTTTCACCTGTCTGGAGACGGCCTTCCGCCTGGATGCCCTGCACAGGCAGATGAAACTCCTCGGAGAGGACAGCCCAGTCAGCAAGCTGCAAGTCAAGCTGGAGCCAG GGGTGAACCCCAGCCACCTGATGAACCTGTTCACCTACGAGAAGGGCTACTGCTTCGTCTACTACCTGTCCCAGCTTTGTGGGGACCCCCAGCGCTTTGACGACTTCCTTCGA GCCTACGTGGAGAAGTACAAGTTCACCAGTGTGGTGGCCCAGGACCTTCTGGACTCCTTTCTGAGCTTCTTCCCAGAGCTGAAGGAGCAGAGTGTGGACTGCCGGGCAG GGCTGGAGTTTGAGCGCTGGCTCAATGCCACGGGGCCGCCGCTGGCCGAGCCAGACCTGTCTCAGGGATCCAGCCTAACCCGGCCCGTGGAGGCCCTCTTCCGGCTGTGGACCGCGGAGCCCCTGGAGCAGGCAGCTGCCTCAGCCAGCGCCATCGACATCTCCAAGTGGAGGACCTTCCAGACGGCACTCTTCCTGGACAGGCTGCTGgatgggtccccgctgccccagg AGGTGGTGATGAGCCTGTCCAAGTGCTACTCCTCCCTGCTGGACTCCATGAACGCTGAGATCCGCATCCGCTGGCTGCAGATCGTAGTCCGAAACGACTACTACCCTGACCTCCACCGGGTCCGGCGCTTCCTCGAGAGCCAG ATGTCCCGCATGTACACCATCCCGCTGTATGAGGACCTCTGCACTGGTGCCCTCAAGTCCTTTGCGCTGGAAGTCTTCTACCAGACACAGGGCCGGCTGCACCCCAACCTGCGCAGGACCATCCAGCAGATCCTGACCCAGGGCCTGGGTCCCAGCGCGGAGCCCAGTGCAGAGCAGGGTGGTGCTGGAGCAGAAGCCGAGGGGGACGTGGACACGCCTGCCCTGCTGCTCGGGGACGAGGCCCCCAGCAGCGCCATTGCTCTCAGGGACGTCAACGTGTCTGCCTAG